GATTCTGGAAGCGCTGGAAACCGGGCGCGTCTATCGCGGCCATTTCAATGTGCGCAACGGCGGTGTGATCACGAACCTGCCCGAGGATTGCATCATCGAAAGCCCCGGCTTCGTGGATCGCTTCGGGATCAACATGGTGGAGGGCATCACCCTGCCCATGGCCGCCGCCGCCACCTGCTCGGTGAGCGTGAACGTGCAGCGCATGGCCGTGCGCGCGGCGTTGACGGGCGATGTGGACTTGTTGAAACAGGCCATGCTGCACGATCCGCTTGTTGGCGCGGTCTGCACGCCCGAGGAGGTCTGGCAGATGGTGGACGAGATGCTCGTGGCGCAGGCCGAATGGCTGCCGCAATACGCCGAAGCGATCCCGGCGGCGAAGGAACGGCTGAAGGCCCCGAAGGTGAAAACGCGCAATTGGGCGGGCGCGGCGCGGCTGGGGGTGCGTTCGGTGGAAGAGCTGCGCGCCGCGCGGGCCGCGAAGGAGGCCGCAGCGGGTGAGGGCCATGGGCTCGGCACGAAAGTGATGGGATAAGCCTAGCGTCGGCCCGTGCCGTGGCGTCACAGCCTTGGCGCGGGCCGGGAACCCTGTTGAGCATTTCCGCGCCGCCGCTACTCTGCCCGCCAAGCGGCACACATCAGGGGGAGGGCCGGCCAGGGGCCGGTGCGGCGCATGTTCAAACGGATTCTCAAGATCACGGCCTCGCTCGTGGGGCTCCTCCTGCTGGGCGGGCTCGCCTTCCTCTGGATCGCCCCGCCGGACCTGCTGCGCGTGGGCACGAATTACTCCGCCAAAATCGTCTGCTCCAACGTCTTTCTGGCGGGGCGTGACGCCGATGAGGTGCTCGCAGTGGACGTGCAGGCGCCGGGGCATCCGCTGCTGAAATACGTCTCTATTAAGGTGGATTCCGAGGCTCAGGCGGTGGAAGCACGGCTCTTCCGCTTCTTCGCGCCCGCCACTTCCGCCTATCGCGCAGGGCTCGGCTGCAGCAACACCCAGAGCGGCACCCTAAGCGCGGCACAGCTGGACGCGCCCGCCGCACCCGGCACCGGGCTTTGGCCCGCCGGCAACCGCGTTGCGCCCTCGCAGGATCCCGAGGTTCTGGCAGCCCTTTCCGATCCGGCGCTGCTGGGCGAGGGGTTCCGCGCCGCCGTCGCGGTGAAAAACGGGCGCATCATCGGCGAAAGCTACGCCGAGGGCTTTACCGCCGATACACCGCTCTTGGGCTGGTCCATGACCAAGACCGTCACAGCCGGTTTGATCGGCACGCTGATCCACTCCGGCCAAATGGCGCTGCAGGATGATCTGACGGCAAGCTACCCCGAGTGGGCCACGGACGATCGCAAGGCCATCACGGTGGAAGACATGCTCGCCATGGCCAGCGGCCTGCGTTGGAACGAGGGCTATGGCAACGTGTCGGACGTGACGCGGATGCTCTATCTCGTGGACGACATGGCCGGGTTCGCGGCCAGCCAGCCCGCAGAGGCCGCGCCGCAGCAGGTGTTCACCTATTCCTCGGGCACCTCCACGATGCTCGCACGCCTCTGGCAGGACGTGGTGGGCGAAGACAGCCTGACCTACCCGAAAAAGGCTCTGTTCCAGCCGCTTGGCATGGCTTCGGCGGTGATGGAAACGGACGCGCGCGATACCTTTGTCGGCTCCAGCTACATGTATGCCACCGCGCGCGATTGGGCGCGGTTCGGGCAGTTCCTGCTGCAGGGCGGGGAATGGAACGGCGCGGCGCTGCTGCCGGTGGGCTTCACCGATTGGATGTTTGAGCCGGTTCCGGCGTCCGATGGCGTTTACGCCAAAGGGCACCTCTGGCTCGAAGCCTCCGGCGACAAGCCGCCGTTTGAAGATGCCGTCTGGCTCTCCGGCCATGACGGCCAGAGCATCGGCATCTTCCCCTCGCATGATCTGGTTGTGGTGCGCCTTGGCCTGACGCCTTCGCGGCTGGGCTATTCGGCCCTGCCGCTGGCGCAGGCGCTGATCGAGGCGACGGAGTAGGCCGGCCGGCGTGGGTTACCCCCGCGCCGCGACCTTGGATTGGTAGACGTCCAGTTCCTTGATGAGCGCAAGGCCCTCGGGCACCTCGTTGCGGCGGCAGAACTCGGCCCAGATCGCGCCATAGGGCAGATCCTTCAGCTCTTCCGTCATCACAAGGCGTTTGGTGAAATCAAGGCCCGTTTCGGCCTGTGTTAGAGCCTGTTGTGGCGCAAGCATGGCGCGCAGGAGGGCCTTCTGCATGTTACGCGTGCCGATCACCCAGGCGGCGGTGCGGCTGATCGTGGCGTCGAAGAAATCGAGCCCGATCCGCGTGCGCGCCAGAAGATCGCCGCTCACCAGCGCCTGCGCCATGGCGAGGATGTCATCGTCCAGCAGGATCACGTGGTCTGAGTCCCAGCGCATCGGGCGCGAAACGTGCAGCAGCATCTCCGGCACCGAAAGCGACACCGCGCTGAGCTTGTCGGCGATGTTCTCGGTCGGGTGGAAATGGCCCATGTCGAGGCAGAGAAGCGTGCCCTTGCGGATCGCGTAGCCCATGTAGAACTCGTGGCTGCCCACGGTATAAGCCTCCACGCCGATGCCGAAGAGCTTGCTCTCAACCGCGTCGCGCATCTGCGCCGGAT
The sequence above is drawn from the Pseudoruegeria sp. SHC-113 genome and encodes:
- a CDS encoding serine hydrolase domain-containing protein — its product is MFKRILKITASLVGLLLLGGLAFLWIAPPDLLRVGTNYSAKIVCSNVFLAGRDADEVLAVDVQAPGHPLLKYVSIKVDSEAQAVEARLFRFFAPATSAYRAGLGCSNTQSGTLSAAQLDAPAAPGTGLWPAGNRVAPSQDPEVLAALSDPALLGEGFRAAVAVKNGRIIGESYAEGFTADTPLLGWSMTKTVTAGLIGTLIHSGQMALQDDLTASYPEWATDDRKAITVEDMLAMASGLRWNEGYGNVSDVTRMLYLVDDMAGFAASQPAEAAPQQVFTYSSGTSTMLARLWQDVVGEDSLTYPKKALFQPLGMASAVMETDARDTFVGSSYMYATARDWARFGQFLLQGGEWNGAALLPVGFTDWMFEPVPASDGVYAKGHLWLEASGDKPPFEDAVWLSGHDGQSIGIFPSHDLVVVRLGLTPSRLGYSALPLAQALIEATE